The window TAATCAGTAAACCTAGCGCCGTATATTGGAGAATGTAGTGCAGCGGCTTGATGCGCAGCCGCCAGGAGCGGGGGACGTCACGGATAAGCGCGACCGTCGCATAACGTAGCGCCGAACGGCGACGTCGTTTCCAGTTCCAAAAAATCAGAATCGGAATCAAAAGCAACAGCAGTAAAAAATAGGGGTCGCGAAATTCGATCATGCGCGGCTTTCTGTTTTGCGATTACCGATGCCGATATAAAATACAACGGCGATCAGACTCAAACCGACAAACCACTGAAATTGGTTCTCATACTCTGTGAATTGATATTCGGCACTTTCGCCTTTTTGAAGCTGGGAGATGGCGTCGTATATTTTCTGGATTTCTGTTTCGTTGATAGTGGCTTGATAATACGCGCCGCCGCTCATATCTGTGATAGCCGTGAGCATCGCATCTTCACGTTTGGTCGTAACGACGGATCCGTTGAATTTTTTAAAATCCGTTTGGCCGGTGCGATCATCGTACACAGGGATGGGAACTGCATTTTCCGTGGCTACACCGACGGCAAATATGCGAATGTTTTCGCCGAGCAGGGCTTTGGCTTTTTCAGTGGCCTCGTCGCTGTGATCTTCACCGTCTGAAAAAATAACGATGGCTTTTCCCGTAGCCGGTCCTTGCACGTCCTGCGGTTTCGGAAAAGCGGATCGCGCAACGTCGAGCATTTCGGCAAAATTTGTACCGCCGGCTGTCGTGGATTGCACGTCAATTGCGTCCAGAAACATGCGCACCGCGCTGTAGTCGCTGGTCATCGGGCACTGAATAAAAGCCTGTCCTGCAAATATCACTAAAGCTACACGATCTCCGCCGAGCCGCGAGAGCAGGGTGCCGATTTCATGCTTGGCTTTTTCCAAACGATTGGGTTTGATGTCTTCAGCTCCCATGGACGCGGAGATATCCAGTGCGATAACCATATCCACACCGGTTATTTTAACTTTCTCATAGCGACTGCCAACCGATAAACCGGCCATAGCGAAAATTCCGAAAATCATTCCCGCCGTCCACATCGTCCATCGCGCTAAACGTCGTTTTGGATCAATTCGCTGAGACAAGTGATCTACCAAGCGGGTATCGCCGACACGCTGCATGCGGAGGCGCTGTGTGCGAAACCAATCCCAAAGCAGCAAGGCTAGGAGCGGTATGATCGCAAATGCATAAAGATATTCCGGATTGGCAAATTTGATCACAGGGTCCGTCGGATAAAATTAAACTAAAAATTAAAACGGTCTCAATATATACGGATGAAGTCAATTTTGCAAAATCAAAGCGTGTTTAATTTTTTGTTTGAAATTATAAACACAATTTTTATCTTCTTCGCATCGCAGCAATGCGTTTTATGTACCCATCCCATGTGTGGAGCGATGCCGCAAGAGATGCTAGAATCGGTCGCTTAGCATGTTGACAAAAATCTATAAATAAAAAGCACAGAAATACAATTTTAATAAATAGAGGAATCGTATGCGCCTTATCAGTTGGAATGTCAATGGCATTCGTGCCGTATCTAAAAAAGGTTTTCTTGAGTGGCTGGATAAAGAAAGCCCGGATGTGATGTGTTTGCAGGAAACCAAAGCAATGCCGGAGCAACTGGATGCGTCTCTACTTAATCCGATGGGATACACCGGGTATTTTAATTCCGCACAACGCAAAGGGTATAGCGGGGTGGCTACATTTTGTTTAAAAAAACCGACGTCTGTTCAAAATGGTATCGGCGTAGAACGATTTGATGCCGAAGGTCGGGTACTAATGACGGATCACGGCGATTTTATTTTGTTTAACATTTATTTCCCCAACGGGAAAATGAATGCGGAGCGTTTGCAATACAAAATGGATTTTTATGACACCGTGTTAAAGTATTTTGATGCGTTGAAAGATCAGGGAAAAAAATTAGTCATTTGCGGGGATTATAATACGGCCCATAAACCGATTGATCTGGCCCGCCCGCGTGAGAATGAAAAAATTTCCGGTTTTTTACCGTCTGAACGAGCCTGGATGGATGAATTGGTTAGTCACGGTTATGTAGATACCTTGCGTGTTTTCAATCAAGAGCCCGGTCAATATTCGTGGTGGGATCAGCAGAGTCGGGCACGCGAGCGAAACGTGGGGTGGCGTATTGATTATTTTTTTGTCAGTGATAATCTGCTTCCCGCACTGAAAAACGCATGGATCATGCCCGATGTGATGGGTTCGGATCATTGTCCTGTAGGCATTGAGTTAAAGTTTTAATTTGATCGGGCACGTATGAAAAATCGCTTTTCAATCAAAGATCTTGAGCAGTTCAGCGGAATCAAAGCACACACTTTGCGCATTTGGGAAAAACGCTACGATATGCTTAATCCCAACCGCACAAAAACTAACATTCGGTGGTACTCTTCGGACGATCTCAAACGACTGCTAAATATCGCTCTGTTGTATCACCATGATCATAAGATTTCCAAAATCGCTGCGCTGACCGATAAGGAGTTATCGGATAAAGTCGCAGAAATAGCGCAAAACTCATCGGATTATTCGGTTTTTGTGGATGGCCTTGTGATGGCTATGATCGAAATGGATGAACAGCGTTTTGAGAAAATTTTTTCAAGCGGACTGATCAAGCTTGGTTTTGAGGATACCATCGCTAAAGTTGTTTATCCATTCCTCATCAAGATCGGCTTCATGTGGCAAATGGGTTCGTCCAATCCCGCACAGGAACACTTCGTGTCCAATTTGATTCGTCAAAAAATTATCGCCGCGATTGACGGGCAAGTCGTCCCGATGGACCGATCTCCCAAAAAAGCGATTCTTTTTTTGCCGGATGGCGAAATGCATGAATTGGGTCTTTTGGTGCTCAATTATATGATGCGTGCTCGAGGTTTAAATACGTATTACCTTGGCCAATCGGTACCCATGGAAGATTTACGACGAGCTTGCGAAATAAAGAAACCGGACTACCTGGTATCGGTTTTCACCAGTCCTATGCCTAAGCTTAAAGAGTTTGTTCGCCTATTATCACAACACTTTCCTCATACCAAAATCATACTGAGCGGTAAACAAATATTATCCGCCAATCTAAAATTACCGTCTCAATTTTATCTGCTGCCTTCGTTTGATCAATTAAACAAACATCTGTCATAGGTATTCTTTTTAATGGGGCTTGTTTATATGTTGAATTTTTGTTTAATGTTTAATGATAAATTTTAAACAAAATTATTGACATTATCCCAACCATATGGTATTTTGGTTTAGTGTTTTTTAAAGCTAAACATCGAATATCAAGGAATTAATATGCGAACACAACCCGATTTCCGGATTCCTTTACAGGCTTTAAACAATACGACGGCTGGGGCACGGGAAGAAAATGGTCATATAGACCTTATCGAAGATGATTTCGGTGACGATCACATCAGTTCGGCCGTTGAAACACCGATGCGTGATGATGCCTTTGCGTTGAATGATGAGGCCAAAATAGAATTGATCGA of the bacterium genome contains:
- a CDS encoding VWA domain-containing protein: MIKFANPEYLYAFAIIPLLALLLWDWFRTQRLRMQRVGDTRLVDHLSQRIDPKRRLARWTMWTAGMIFGIFAMAGLSVGSRYEKVKITGVDMVIALDISASMGAEDIKPNRLEKAKHEIGTLLSRLGGDRVALVIFAGQAFIQCPMTSDYSAVRMFLDAIDVQSTTAGGTNFAEMLDVARSAFPKPQDVQGPATGKAIVIFSDGEDHSDEATEKAKALLGENIRIFAVGVATENAVPIPVYDDRTGQTDFKKFNGSVVTTKREDAMLTAITDMSGGAYYQATINETEIQKIYDAISQLQKGESAEYQFTEYENQFQWFVGLSLIAVVFYIGIGNRKTESRA
- the xth gene encoding exodeoxyribonuclease III — its product is MRLISWNVNGIRAVSKKGFLEWLDKESPDVMCLQETKAMPEQLDASLLNPMGYTGYFNSAQRKGYSGVATFCLKKPTSVQNGIGVERFDAEGRVLMTDHGDFILFNIYFPNGKMNAERLQYKMDFYDTVLKYFDALKDQGKKLVICGDYNTAHKPIDLARPRENEKISGFLPSERAWMDELVSHGYVDTLRVFNQEPGQYSWWDQQSRARERNVGWRIDYFFVSDNLLPALKNAWIMPDVMGSDHCPVGIELKF
- a CDS encoding MerR family transcriptional regulator is translated as MKNRFSIKDLEQFSGIKAHTLRIWEKRYDMLNPNRTKTNIRWYSSDDLKRLLNIALLYHHDHKISKIAALTDKELSDKVAEIAQNSSDYSVFVDGLVMAMIEMDEQRFEKIFSSGLIKLGFEDTIAKVVYPFLIKIGFMWQMGSSNPAQEHFVSNLIRQKIIAAIDGQVVPMDRSPKKAILFLPDGEMHELGLLVLNYMMRARGLNTYYLGQSVPMEDLRRACEIKKPDYLVSVFTSPMPKLKEFVRLLSQHFPHTKIILSGKQILSANLKLPSQFYLLPSFDQLNKHLS